One genomic region from Vicia villosa cultivar HV-30 ecotype Madison, WI unplaced genomic scaffold, Vvil1.0 ctg.000352F_1_1_1, whole genome shotgun sequence encodes:
- the LOC131627229 gene encoding polygalacturonase-like, which yields MNIQLSIIVLVWLILSLASYVTSQPGVFNIRTYGIPNGDITNALKSAWKEACASRIPSKVVVPASWYKLQQIDLEGPCNAPIEVQVHGMILSPKNPYNLNGQDQWVRFKYINFLTLSGKGTFDGQGEMAWKKNNCGKNTNCIRFAMNFGFFFLNNSVIKDINSKDSKYFHANVFGCNNVTFENFNVDAPKDSPNTDGIHIGRSTKVNIINSNIATGDDCISLGDGSRHIVIRNVTCGPGHGISVGSLGKYDNEEPVLNLIVKNCTLNNTDNGVRIKTWPGTSVISIASHLHFEDIVMVNVSNPVIIDQEYCPWNQCSKKSPSKIKIRKVLFKNIRGTSATQEGVTMICSQGVPCERVVLNDVDLHFNGSKVSAKCSNVKPKIRRKAPICKYY from the exons ATGAATATTCAATTGAGTATTATCGTATTAGTTTGGTTGATATTATCATTAGCTTCATATGTCACATCTCAACCGGGTGTTTTCAATATAAGAACGTATGGTATACCAAATGGAGACATAACCAAT GCTTTGAAGAGTGCATGGAAAGAGGCTTGTGCATCAAGAATTCCAAGTAAAGTCGTGGTTCCAGCTAGCTGGTACAAGTTGCAACAAATAGATCTTGAAGGACCATGCAATGCTCCAATTGAGGTTCAAGTTCATGGGATGATTTTATCACCAAAAAACCCTTACAACCTCAATGGACAAGATCAATGGGTTAGATTTAAATATATCAATTTCCTTACTTTATCGGGTAAAGGAACATTTGATGGCCAAGGTGAAATGGCTTGGAAGAAAAATAATTGTGGAAAAAATACCAATTGCATAAGATTTGCCATG AATTTTGGTTTCTTTTTCCTCAACAACTCAGTCATTAAAGACATAAACTCAAAAGACAGCAAATATTTTCATGCCAATGTTTTTGGATGCAATAATGTTACATTCGAAAACTTCAACGTTGATGCGCCCAAAGACAGTCCAAACACGGATGGAATTCACATAGGAAGATCAACTAAAGTTAATATTATCAACTCAAACATTGCTACAGGCGACGATTGCATCTCTCTCGGTGATGGTAGCAGACACATTGTCATTCGAAACGTGACATGTGGACCAGGACATGGTATTAGTGTTGGAAGCTTAGGAAAATATGATAATGAAGAACCGGTTTTGAATCTCATTGTGAAAAATTGCACACTAAATAATACAGATAATGGTGTGAGGATCAAAACATGGCCTGGAACTTCAGTAATTTCTATTGCATCTCATTTGCATTTTGAAGATATTGTAATGGTTAATGTTAGCAATCCTGTGATTATTGATCAAGAGTATTGCCCTTGGAATCAGTGTTCAAAAAAG AGtccatcaaaaataaaaatacggAAAGTGCTCTTCAAAAACATTAGAGGAACTTCTGCAACTCAAGAAGGAGTGACTATGATTTGTAGTCAGGGTGTCCCATGTGAACGTGTGGTACTCAATGACGTAGATCTACATTTTAATGGGTCTAAAGTATCTGCTAAGTGTTCAAATGTAAAGCCAAAAATTCGTAGAAAAGCACCTATTTGTAAATATTATTGA